CTATTAACAGCCCCTCTCCGCCCCGGCGGAGAGGCAGGGTGAGGTGGGGAACGCGCGAATTCAGCGGTGGTCGAACGGCTGCTCGATTGGGGTTCTCGAAGGCGAAAGCGCTGGAATCCCCCGCCTCACCCAACCTCTCCACCCCCGGGGGTGGAGAGGGGAATCACTTCACTGCCCGCCTTTGACCAGCCCGCCGCGCAGGCCCTCAATCAGGGCCAGGTAATCCTTGTCCTCGGGCACGATCAGGCCGTGGCGGAGGCCGAAGTCGATCAGCACGAGGTTGACGTTGAACTTGAACGCGTCGGTCTCGCGCACGAGGCGCAGGCATTCCGAGACCGGGAGCACGCGGAAATCCTCGATCTCGCCGTCGGTGTTGCGCGGGGTGAACTCGGCCGGCGTCTCGATATCGTAGAGGAACAGCACGTCGTCGCGCATGCCCTCGGGCAGCTCCATGCGGTAGCGCACGGCGCCGACCGCGCGCGCCCGGGCGATGAGCGCCGCCGGCATATCCGCCTCCTCGGCCGCTTCCTTGACGAGCGTCTCCCAGGCGCCATAGCCCGAGCCCATGCCGCCCGCGACCAGATTGTCGAGCTGGCCCGGCGCGATCTTCTTGTCCTTGGCGCGCTTGCCGATCCAGAGCTTAGGCCCATCCGTACCGGGTCGCCAGCCGTTCAGATGCACGCCGTAGGACCGTGTGCCGAAGAACGGGATGGCGCCGCGGTCGAGCTCGAACAGGAGCGGCCCGCCCCAGCCGTCGGTGATCGCGAACAGCTCATCGCGCCGCTTGTCGGCATGGCCCGCGCGGATGAGCTCGTCTGTCACCTCATGGAGCGCCGCCGTGCGGCCGGCCGGCGTCACGAGCGTCTCGGCGAAGGCGATGCCGTCGGCGGTGACGTGGAAGATGCGCGGGAAGGCCGCGAGCGCATTCGCGCGGTCGCGGCGCACGAAGCCGACGCGGCGGCCGTCGAGCATCAGGGGCAGGAAACGGGTGGGGTCGAAGCGGTTGCAGGCTTCGAGATGACGCAGATAACTCATGGCCGGCGAGACTAGCCGCTCATCCGGCCGGGTCAAGCGACCTTACGCCCCTGCCGTCCCGGCCTAGAAATACAGCCGCGTGCCGAGCAGGAAGGCGAGCCCGACCGCGGCGGCGCACGGCAGCGCCGCGGCGAAGAGCAGGGCAAGCGGCCGGGTCGGCTTCTTGCGGGCGAGCCGGCC
This genomic interval from Aliidongia dinghuensis contains the following:
- a CDS encoding DUF4743 domain-containing protein, whose translation is MSYLRHLEACNRFDPTRFLPLMLDGRRVGFVRRDRANALAAFPRIFHVTADGIAFAETLVTPAGRTAALHEVTDELIRAGHADKRRDELFAITDGWGGPLLFELDRGAIPFFGTRSYGVHLNGWRPGTDGPKLWIGKRAKDKKIAPGQLDNLVAGGMGSGYGAWETLVKEAAEEADMPAALIARARAVGAVRYRMELPEGMRDDVLFLYDIETPAEFTPRNTDGEIEDFRVLPVSECLRLVRETDAFKFNVNLVLIDFGLRHGLIVPEDKDYLALIEGLRGGLVKGGQ